From one Methylomonas paludis genomic stretch:
- a CDS encoding class II aldolase/adducin family protein — protein MKNTIGDAEGVIKYQLEHRYLSLPIQMNIAELNAWRHILYRLELVGQQPNKYDGLRFGNISRRLVPGSGQFLISGTQTGHLPELTRANYALVEIASPEHNSIESTGLSAPSSEALTHALIYQQRPAVQAVIHVHSPVLWRHCQELGLAQTPAHIAYGTVAMTEAVKSLLNTAVNQPPVFAMLGHEDGMVAFGTTLAEAALGLLAQLARALAVE, from the coding sequence ATGAAAAACACTATAGGGGATGCGGAAGGCGTTATCAAATATCAACTTGAACATCGCTATCTCTCGCTGCCAATTCAGATGAATATTGCTGAATTAAATGCCTGGCGCCATATTTTGTACCGGCTGGAGTTGGTGGGCCAGCAGCCGAATAAATATGACGGTTTGCGGTTTGGCAATATCAGCCGGCGGCTAGTTCCCGGTTCTGGACAATTTTTAATTTCCGGCACACAGACCGGACACTTGCCTGAGCTGACACGGGCCAATTATGCGCTGGTTGAAATAGCCAGTCCTGAGCATAATAGCATTGAATCTACTGGGCTGAGTGCGCCCTCTTCCGAGGCATTAACTCACGCACTGATCTACCAGCAACGCCCTGCGGTCCAGGCGGTGATTCATGTGCACAGCCCGGTGCTATGGCGGCACTGCCAGGAACTGGGCTTGGCGCAAACTCCGGCCCATATCGCTTACGGCACGGTGGCGATGACCGAAGCGGTAAAAAGCCTGTTGAATACTGCAGTAAATCAGCCGCCGGTGTTTGCTATGCTGGGCCATGAGGATGGCATGGTGGCGTTTGGCACCACTCTGGCGGAAGCAGCCCTAGGCTTGCTGGCACAGCTGGCACGCGCTTTGGCAGTTGAGTAA
- the grxC gene encoding glutaredoxin 3 codes for MPEIIIYTAGFCPYCTMAKRLLDKKGVTYTEINVDAEPGLRQAMMEKTQRRTVPQIYIGTTHIGGFDDLYALELQKQLDPLLVKSILAAEQPS; via the coding sequence ATGCCGGAAATTATTATTTACACTGCAGGATTCTGCCCTTATTGCACCATGGCAAAACGTTTGCTGGACAAAAAAGGGGTGACTTATACTGAAATCAATGTCGATGCCGAACCTGGTTTACGGCAGGCCATGATGGAAAAAACCCAGCGCCGTACCGTACCGCAAATTTATATTGGCACTACGCATATAGGCGGCTTTGATGATTTATATGCGTTAGAGTTGCAAAAGCAGCTTGATCCTTTACTTGTTAAATCCATTTTGGCCGCCGAGCAGCCTAGTTAG